In Monodelphis domestica isolate mMonDom1 chromosome 1, mMonDom1.pri, whole genome shotgun sequence, the sequence TAAAGGccaattccatcattttacagagaaggaaatggaggccctGAGAAGCtaaaagacttgttcaaggtccCACAGGTAGCAAGTAGTACAAGTGGAATGAATGTCAAACCATACATATTCCACCTCCAACTGCACTTCCCTTTATATCACACTTGGTGTCTCCTGATACATCTAGTGCCTAGTATAGAACATAGCATAGGTTTACTAAGGGTCAGCAACAACCCCAAGATAAGATAAAGACATGTAAAGATAGGGTAGAGGTTAAGCCCTTGTGCTCCCATTTCATTGGGAGAGAGGAAGTCTGGCAGTCCTaacctttaaaaaatgtaaattcagACTTCTTGTGGGTATTCCTAAAAGACTCACTTGACCTAGAGCTGGGAAAGACTTCAGAAGTCCAAcgctcccattttatagacactGAGAGCCTGGGAGAATTAAATGATCAAACTCTGAGGGCCATACAGCTACTTAGTGTTTCAGGTAAGATTGGAATCCAAGACTCCAACTCCTGCCTTCTGTCTGCTCTCTGGAACAAATTTCCCAGGGTTTGCAAGGTTAGGCCTATCTTATCCAAACTTAGGGTGTTAAGCAGAAACTGATGTTAAGATATCTCTTGGGGGGATGGAGGAGTTCATTCAGACAGGACAAGTCGGTTTGTGTTTCGGTATTCATGGGACAGGGAAGTACAGGTAGTGGGGTGCAGTTCGGGAGGGTTGGCCCAGTAGCCCCAGGGGGTAAGGCCCACCTTGAGGTAAGCTGCTTCGGTCTCTGCAATGGTACGGTCAAACTCATTTCTAGAGGCGATCTTCCGGGCCAGGTTCTCATTGACCCGGGCCAACTTCTCGGTCAGCTGCCGCACTTCGTTTTGGAGCCTTTGCTTCTCATCCTCCTCCTGCTGGATCTGCCGGCACAGCTCCTCCCGCTTCTGGCACAGTTCTTCGATACCTGGGGAAGGCGAGAGAAGGCTCTGGGGGCTCAGGCACGGGGGGTAGTGGGGGGTGGGTTGGATTAGggcgtgtgtgtatgtggggggggggggcctgggcCTGGCTTGGGACCTGCTGAGAATTGACATGAGTGCGGGGAGGGGCAGGGGGAGATCAGGGGTCCAGGATAGCTTGGGATTGGGGCTCCCCGCTGCCTGCGGCTCTCACACTTGACCAGCTCGTTGTTGTAGTTCTGAAGCGCCGCTCCCTGCTGGCTCATTCTCCCCGGGGTCCCGCTGCTGGTTGCCGCCTACTCTAGATCCAACCGCCGCTACCGCATCACTGCGCCGGCTCAGACACCAACCCCGCCCCTTTGAGCGCCACTGGGGGATGTGATCTCATCATACCGCGCCACGTTGGCTCGGGGGCGTCGCTGCGTAGCGTCTGACGTCACTGCGGCGCGCGCCTGCGCCAGGATCGGATCCTCAGTCGGAGCGGGAGCGGGAGCTGGATTGGGAGTCGGAGCGGGAGCCGGACTTGACAGCACGAATGGCGACGGTGGCGGCCATGGTAGAGGGTGTGGCCTGCGGGGCCCCAGGGGCGGAGCTGTCAGTGGCCTGGAGTACCGTGAGCACCGGGCTGGTGCCGCCCGCAGCTCTGGGGCTGGTGAGGGCCGCTCTCCAGCGGGCTAGGAGCTCGTCCACTCGCGTCCACTTCCACCTCCCTTCGCCCCCCTCCCCTTGGCCGCATCCTTTTCCTCAGCTCCATTCCCCACTCTCAGCGCCATAAATCCCTTCTCGGTCCCATACCTCTCCTCATCCCTTTATCCCCTGCTttcttcttattcctttccctcccctcatacctttctttcttcatctcctttcCTGCTTTCGGCTCCACCTGCCCTCAGCCCCATCGCTCCTCTCAGCCTCATCCCCATCTCCTATCTCAGTTCcattctccccccctccccactcctgcccCTTAGGCTCCTGAGACCCCAACGGACTTCTTAGGCCCCACGCCTTATTTTTAGCTCTCCTTAGCTCCCCTCTTCTCAAGTCCTGACCCCTCAgtactctcctccctcccccaggtTCCTCCTGTGGCTGATCATTAGAGCTCCTTTCCCCCTTGTTTTAGAGATGCTGAGGGAGACACATACTTGTTTCTGGCCCCTCTTGATCTTGTTCTC encodes:
- the SSNA1 gene encoding microtubule nucleation factor SSNA1 isoform X1 encodes the protein MSQQGAALQNYNNELVKCIEELCQKREELCRQIQQEEDEKQRLQNEVRQLTEKLARVNENLARKIASRNEFDRTIAETEAAYLKVGLTPWGYWANPPELHPTTCTSLSHEYRNTNRLVLSE
- the SSNA1 gene encoding microtubule nucleation factor SSNA1 isoform X2; its protein translation is MSQQGAALQNYNNELVKCIEELCQKREELCRQIQQEEDEKQRLQNEVRQLTEKLARVNENLARKIASRNEFDRTIAETEAAYLKILESSQTLLSVLKREAGNLGKAPGQDQKSMGKDS